A stretch of the candidate division KSB1 bacterium genome encodes the following:
- a CDS encoding MlaD family protein produces the protein MKTRSMEAAIGIVLFIGSLVLVVGLIWLSEQTVGWRNYELIVRFKTAQGLKRGDAVNLVGIKIGRVERLEFRHGQAEARIFLLDDQKLPRDSKFYLASGGLITGKVINIVPGTSDDYFVDGDVVDGEITSGLEDLTPAIASLEKRVHVSIDTLLSDANLERMQAMLRNLRASSALFEAILAQNQQNLALTMANLRVGSEHLKRMFNDNGSQVDSSLANLTAATDRLEAASRDLAVTTASLKNATKALEERQGTLGALIYERELYDNLTRTTQRLDSLLADIKQHPQKYVKVSVF, from the coding sequence ATGAAAACTCGAAGCATGGAGGCCGCGATCGGCATTGTTTTGTTCATCGGCAGCCTCGTTCTGGTTGTCGGCCTAATTTGGTTGAGCGAGCAGACGGTCGGTTGGCGCAATTATGAATTGATCGTTCGCTTTAAAACCGCGCAGGGCCTCAAACGCGGCGACGCAGTCAATTTGGTCGGCATAAAAATCGGCCGCGTGGAAAGGCTGGAGTTTCGCCACGGCCAGGCCGAGGCGCGTATTTTTCTGCTGGACGACCAAAAGCTGCCGCGGGACTCGAAATTTTATCTCGCCAGCGGCGGTTTGATTACCGGCAAGGTCATCAATATCGTTCCCGGCACCAGTGATGATTATTTCGTCGATGGCGATGTGGTCGACGGCGAAATTACCAGCGGCCTGGAGGATTTGACACCGGCCATTGCCAGTTTGGAAAAACGCGTCCATGTCTCCATTGATACGCTGCTCAGCGATGCCAATCTCGAACGCATGCAGGCGATGCTGCGAAATTTGCGTGCTTCCAGCGCGCTGTTTGAAGCCATTTTGGCGCAAAATCAGCAAAACCTCGCGCTGACGATGGCGAATCTACGCGTCGGCTCCGAACATTTGAAAAGGATGTTCAATGACAACGGCAGCCAAGTTGATTCCTCGCTGGCGAATTTGACCGCCGCCACCGACCGCCTGGAAGCCGCGTCGCGCGATCTCGCCGTCACCACTGCCTCGCTGAAGAACGCGACCAAAGCGCTGGAAGAGCGGCAGGGCACCCTCGGCGCGCTCATTTACGAACGTGAGCTGTACGACAATCTCACCCGCACCACGCAACGCTTGGACAGCCTGCTGGCGGACATCAAGCAACATCCGCAGAAGTACGTGAAGGTGAGTGTGTTTTAG
- a CDS encoding alkaline phosphatase family protein, whose product MRVLLLFIDGIGIGERDPEKNPFARFPSPFFAFFKNAPLPPLPFDGVVLPTRADMDVPGLPQSATGQTALFTGKNTAQALGHHQSGMPTPTLRKLLDEASLFKRVRELGKTGIFANALSQHYFDQRGERISATTRALLAGGFSWLDMEDLRAGRAVSHDLTNEFLRQLGFDAPLRVPEESAKILADLCQQADFTLFEFILTDMIGHSQDMPQAEAAIRRLDTLLQIILATVDLSNTTVVLTSDHGNFEDLSVKTHTENLVPTCVWGAGQKIFIGRVKRIEDIAGGVEEALKL is encoded by the coding sequence ATGCGCGTTTTATTGCTTTTTATTGACGGCATCGGCATCGGCGAGCGCGATCCGGAAAAAAATCCGTTCGCGCGTTTTCCCTCGCCGTTTTTTGCTTTTTTTAAAAACGCGCCGCTGCCCCCACTGCCTTTTGACGGCGTCGTGCTTCCCACCCGCGCCGACATGGACGTTCCCGGTTTGCCGCAAAGCGCCACCGGCCAAACCGCGCTGTTCACCGGAAAAAACACGGCGCAAGCGCTCGGCCATCATCAATCCGGCATGCCGACGCCGACGCTGCGCAAGCTGTTGGACGAAGCGAGTCTTTTCAAGCGTGTCCGCGAGCTGGGAAAAACCGGCATTTTTGCCAACGCCCTGTCGCAACATTATTTCGACCAGCGCGGCGAGCGCATTTCCGCAACGACACGCGCGCTGCTGGCCGGCGGTTTTTCGTGGCTCGACATGGAGGATCTCCGCGCCGGCCGCGCTGTTTCGCATGATCTCACCAACGAATTTCTCCGCCAACTCGGCTTCGATGCACCGCTGCGCGTGCCGGAGGAAAGCGCCAAAATTCTCGCCGATCTGTGCCAACAGGCCGATTTCACCCTCTTCGAATTTATCCTCACCGACATGATCGGCCACAGCCAGGACATGCCGCAAGCCGAAGCCGCCATCCGCCGTCTCGACACGCTCTTGCAGATCATTCTCGCCACCGTTGATTTGTCAAACACCACGGTGGTCTTGACCAGCGATCACGGCAATTTCGAAGACTTGTCGGTGAAAACCCACACGGAAAATCTCGTGCCGACTTGCGTCTGGGGCGCGGGGCAGAAAATTTTTATCGGGCGGGTAAAGAGAATTGAGGATATTGCCGGAGGTGTTGAGGAGGCGCTGAAGCTGTAA
- a CDS encoding cation transporter, translating to MKKALFGASAILLAAVLGVFLLSGEKTAQSAIVTTEIDIAGMSCQNCADKIDAALTKLHGIQDVEVRLSENKAFVKYDAAAVTVPAIETSITRLGYKVGKTDGAVIDKQGCDEEAGDCCAQKTATKT from the coding sequence ATGAAAAAAGCTTTGTTTGGCGCCAGCGCCATTCTCCTGGCCGCGGTTCTCGGTGTGTTTCTTTTGTCCGGCGAAAAAACGGCGCAGAGCGCCATCGTCACGACGGAAATTGACATCGCCGGCATGTCCTGCCAAAACTGCGCGGATAAAATCGACGCCGCGCTGACGAAACTGCACGGCATCCAGGACGTCGAAGTCCGTCTCAGCGAAAATAAAGCCTTCGTGAAATACGATGCGGCCGCGGTCACCGTGCCGGCGATCGAAACCAGCATCACCAGGCTGGGCTACAAGGTCGGCAAAACCGACGGCGCTGTCATCGACAAACAGGGGTGCGACGAGGAGGCGGGCGATTGCTGCGCGCAAAAAACGGCGACAAAAACCTGA
- a CDS encoding ABC transporter ATP-binding protein has protein sequence MIEFKDVHKSFDDNYVLRGINLTVNDGELISILGPSGCGKSVTLKHIIGILQPDRGEVWVDGQFVPKLSRRELQELRKNIGVLFQSAALFDSMSVKENVAFMLRMHTKMTEAELDARVAECLEQVELRGVEDLNPDELSGGMRKRVGLARAIAMKPSYILYDEPTTGLDPKTAIIIGDLVARLQRQLRITSIVVTHDVKLATDISDRIALFHEGKVAAVGAPQEISKDDGDLIRRFMEGQL, from the coding sequence ATGATCGAATTCAAAGACGTTCACAAATCGTTCGATGACAATTATGTTTTGCGCGGCATCAACTTGACGGTGAATGATGGCGAGCTGATCTCGATTCTGGGCCCCAGCGGTTGCGGTAAAAGCGTTACCCTCAAGCACATCATCGGCATCTTGCAGCCCGACCGCGGCGAAGTTTGGGTCGACGGCCAGTTCGTGCCAAAGCTGTCGCGGCGTGAATTGCAGGAATTGCGCAAAAACATCGGCGTGTTGTTTCAGTCCGCCGCTTTGTTCGATTCGATGTCGGTCAAGGAAAACGTCGCCTTCATGCTTCGCATGCACACCAAAATGACCGAAGCCGAGCTTGATGCTCGCGTCGCCGAATGTTTGGAGCAAGTGGAGCTGCGCGGCGTCGAAGATCTCAATCCTGACGAGCTGAGCGGCGGCATGCGCAAACGCGTCGGATTGGCACGCGCCATCGCCATGAAGCCGAGCTATATTCTTTACGACGAGCCGACCACCGGCCTCGACCCCAAAACCGCCATCATCATCGGCGATTTGGTGGCGCGTTTACAGCGACAGTTGCGCATCACCTCCATCGTCGTCACCCATGACGTGAAACTGGCGACGGACATTTCCGATCGCATCGCGCTGTTTCACGAAGGCAAGGTCGCCGCCGTCGGCGCGCCGCAGGAAATTTCCAAAGATGACGGCGATTTGATTCGACGGTTTATGGAAGGGCAGTTGTAG
- a CDS encoding PDZ domain-containing protein: protein MLKSKNAGGWVLALVALALFGGLILRRLASDDLAPPENQISAGMAMSGNQRAAAMDLSAAFETITAQYLPVVVTVEKNGSGILVSSDGYILTTWQNLPATDSVHVTLHKGRRFAGWIAGSDPLTNLALVKINAKGLPYAKFGDSDRLRLGQWVMAIGQAPPTVTAAIINSKGRSKVALPQVDDLIHLDTPSDRINSGSALVSLEGELVGFSTAAGSRSGLAIPANLARKVMQSLMKDGKVTRGYIGAAAQDIDHNLARALRLNSTTGALLVEVAANSPAATAGLRHGDVVLQFANVPIATANDFENAVAAQTPDKNVQAVVWRDTSKVICEVRLEARPDVAPDASPRSPAHKPQNKIGVQVQNLPPDMLRLYNSGVMISYVDPHSPVASQLAAGDVIQEVNRQTIRDRRDFSVAWQGLQAGEVALVLIRRGEKKFFSGVEVQE from the coding sequence ATGCTAAAGAGCAAGAACGCCGGCGGCTGGGTTCTGGCGCTGGTGGCGCTGGCACTATTTGGCGGTTTGATCCTGCGAAGGCTGGCCAGCGATGACCTCGCGCCGCCGGAAAATCAAATTTCCGCCGGGATGGCGATGAGCGGCAATCAGCGCGCGGCGGCGATGGATTTGAGCGCAGCTTTCGAAACCATCACCGCACAGTATTTGCCCGTCGTCGTCACCGTTGAGAAAAACGGCAGTGGCATTCTCGTTTCGAGTGATGGGTATATTCTCACCACGTGGCAAAATCTTCCGGCAACCGATTCCGTTCACGTCACGCTCCACAAGGGCCGCCGTTTCGCCGGCTGGATCGCCGGCAGCGATCCGTTGACGAATCTGGCGCTGGTCAAAATCAACGCCAAAGGTTTGCCGTATGCAAAGTTTGGAGATTCGGATCGTTTGCGGCTCGGGCAGTGGGTGATGGCCATCGGTCAAGCCCCGCCGACAGTGACTGCAGCAATCATCAATTCCAAAGGCCGTTCCAAAGTCGCGCTGCCGCAGGTGGATGATCTCATTCACCTCGACACGCCAAGTGATCGTATTAATTCGGGCAGCGCATTGGTGAGTTTGGAGGGCGAGTTGGTTGGCTTCAGCACCGCAGCCGGAAGCCGCAGCGGGCTGGCAATACCGGCGAATTTGGCCCGCAAAGTCATGCAGAGTTTGATGAAGGATGGGAAGGTAACGCGCGGCTATATTGGCGCCGCCGCTCAGGATATCGATCACAATCTGGCGCGGGCCTTGAGATTGAACAGCACAACGGGCGCCTTGCTCGTTGAAGTAGCGGCGAACAGCCCGGCCGCCACCGCCGGTTTGCGTCATGGCGATGTGGTTTTGCAATTTGCGAATGTGCCGATTGCCACTGCCAATGACTTCGAAAATGCCGTTGCGGCGCAAACGCCGGATAAAAATGTGCAAGCCGTGGTTTGGCGCGATACCAGCAAGGTTATTTGCGAGGTGAGGCTGGAAGCACGGCCAGATGTTGCGCCTGACGCGTCACCAAGATCACCGGCCCACAAACCGCAGAACAAAATCGGTGTGCAGGTGCAGAATTTGCCGCCGGACATGCTGCGGCTTTACAATTCTGGTGTGATGATTTCGTATGTTGATCCTCATTCACCGGTGGCGAGCCAGTTGGCAGCCGGAGATGTGATTCAAGAAGTCAATCGCCAAACGATTCGCGACCGGCGTGATTTCAGCGTCGCTTGGCAAGGCTTGCAAGCCGGCGAGGTGGCGCTGGTGTTGATCCGTCGCGGCGAGAAAAAATTTTTTAGCGGCGTGGAAGTGCAGGAATGA
- a CDS encoding ABC transporter permease, with amino-acid sequence MNKIILFYGRLGVNFFVHFYRVCYYLGAAFGQLRHLHFYRRQIIEQMYRLGIGSLPLVMGLSLFTGLATTIQTAYQISSYIPKYIVGSIVFQSEMLELGPTLMALVLAGRVGAGIASEIGTMKVSEQVDALISMGVDPVGYLVMPRLVAGVTMFPLVIIFAVVVAVAGGHYAATTMMGVSTADFVRGMKEVFRFKDVWVGLIKATIYGGIITLLGSYLGMETEQGAKGVGRAATATVVSSSSFILIMDYILTRTLLKFY; translated from the coding sequence ATGAATAAAATCATTTTGTTTTACGGCCGCCTCGGTGTCAATTTTTTCGTGCATTTTTATCGTGTCTGTTATTATTTGGGCGCCGCATTCGGGCAATTGCGCCATCTGCATTTTTACCGCCGCCAGATTATCGAGCAAATGTATCGTCTCGGTATCGGCTCTTTGCCGCTGGTGATGGGGCTGTCGCTGTTCACCGGTTTGGCGACGACGATACAAACCGCCTATCAAATTTCCTCCTACATTCCCAAATACATCGTCGGCTCGATTGTGTTTCAATCGGAAATGCTCGAGTTGGGCCCGACATTGATGGCTTTGGTACTGGCCGGACGCGTCGGCGCCGGCATCGCCAGTGAGATCGGCACGATGAAAGTTTCCGAACAGGTCGACGCCTTGATCTCCATGGGCGTCGATCCCGTCGGCTACCTCGTGATGCCGCGCCTCGTCGCCGGCGTGACGATGTTTCCGCTCGTCATCATTTTTGCCGTCGTGGTCGCGGTTGCCGGCGGGCATTATGCGGCGACGACGATGATGGGCGTGAGCACGGCCGATTTCGTGCGCGGCATGAAGGAAGTCTTTCGCTTCAAAGATGTTTGGGTGGGCTTGATCAAAGCCACGATTTACGGCGGCATCATCACTTTGCTCGGCAGTTATCTCGGCATGGAAACCGAGCAGGGCGCCAAAGGCGTTGGCCGCGCCGCTACGGCCACGGTGGTTTCCTCCTCCTCCTTCATCTTGATTATGGATTATATTCTAACGCGAACCTTGCTGAAATTTTATTGA
- the nth gene encoding endonuclease III has protein sequence MPSASPKKPGAKTSRTVSPSKQVKKTAPAWTTAKISAILDRLEKAYPSAHLELDFTSPLELLIATIMAAQCTDKLVNEVTAKLFKKYCRPEDYVAVPLEELEQDIRPVTFFQNKARLIQKCCRQLIDRHGSNVPANLDALVDLPGVGRKTANVVLAHAFGQQTVAVDTHVKRLSSERLYFSQQADPDKIETELRNLLPPQRYTLGTILLQWHGRYTCQARRPQCGKCVIVELCPYEKKTL, from the coding sequence ATGCCCAGCGCTTCCCCCAAAAAACCTGGTGCGAAAACAAGCCGCACTGTCTCGCCGTCAAAGCAGGTAAAAAAAACGGCGCCGGCCTGGACCACGGCCAAAATTTCCGCCATTCTGGATCGGCTGGAAAAAGCTTATCCTTCGGCGCATTTGGAATTGGATTTCACCTCGCCATTGGAATTGCTGATCGCCACGATCATGGCGGCGCAATGCACCGACAAGCTCGTGAACGAAGTCACCGCCAAGTTGTTCAAAAAGTATTGCCGGCCTGAAGATTACGTTGCTGTGCCGTTGGAAGAACTGGAACAAGATATCCGCCCGGTAACATTCTTTCAAAACAAAGCGCGGTTGATACAGAAATGCTGCCGGCAGCTCATCGACCGGCACGGCAGCAACGTGCCGGCAAATCTCGACGCGCTCGTCGATCTGCCCGGCGTCGGTCGCAAAACCGCCAATGTCGTGTTGGCGCATGCGTTCGGACAACAAACCGTTGCGGTTGATACGCACGTGAAGAGATTGTCCTCGGAACGGTTGTATTTTTCGCAACAGGCTGATCCCGATAAAATTGAAACGGAGTTGCGAAATCTTCTGCCGCCGCAGCGTTACACCCTCGGCACGATTTTGCTGCAATGGCACGGCCGTTATACCTGCCAGGCTCGACGGCCCCAGTGTGGCAAATGTGTGATTGTCGAGCTGTGCCCTTATGAAAAGAAAACGCTTTGA
- a CDS encoding flippase-like domain-containing protein, with the protein MQKRLVLGLAISAVFIYLAFRKIDFVQMWEALQQANYLWLFPAAGFMFISLWLRAVRWGYFMEPIKPGITRRKLFSAMMIGYYGNNVFPLRAGEVLRAYAIGKSAGVSRMASFATIFVERLIDVLALLLLIAFSIIFHDYPAWVEKGSVFIFIGTVVVTIFMIALMLRTQQTLRVMSRLTRPLPENAQQFVNKLLGSFLDGFSIFKKTDRFWAITWQSVAMWLLYAAVNYAVLEAFGLNESLPIGASFVILVIVNLSIMIPAAPGYVGTFHLAAQQAAMLFEVSGSTALSFALILHIANFIPITLVGFYYFYREQLSLKEAVAAEEKEQAPPVPRASFRKKIGV; encoded by the coding sequence ATGCAAAAACGACTCGTTCTCGGCCTTGCCATCAGCGCGGTTTTCATTTATCTCGCCTTCCGCAAAATCGACTTCGTCCAAATGTGGGAAGCGCTGCAGCAGGCTAATTATCTCTGGCTTTTTCCGGCGGCCGGCTTCATGTTCATCAGCCTGTGGCTGCGCGCGGTGCGCTGGGGTTATTTTATGGAGCCGATCAAACCCGGCATCACCCGGCGCAAACTTTTTTCCGCGATGATGATCGGCTACTACGGCAACAACGTTTTTCCGCTGCGCGCCGGCGAGGTGCTGCGCGCTTATGCCATCGGCAAATCCGCCGGCGTCTCGCGCATGGCCTCGTTTGCCACCATCTTTGTGGAGCGCCTGATCGACGTGCTGGCGCTGCTGTTGCTCATCGCGTTTTCAATCATTTTTCACGATTACCCGGCCTGGGTTGAAAAAGGCTCGGTTTTCATTTTCATCGGCACCGTCGTCGTCACGATTTTCATGATCGCCTTGATGCTGCGCACGCAGCAGACGCTGCGCGTGATGAGCCGCTTGACCCGGCCGCTGCCGGAAAACGCGCAGCAATTCGTCAACAAATTGCTCGGCTCGTTTCTCGACGGTTTTTCGATTTTTAAAAAGACGGATCGTTTTTGGGCGATTACCTGGCAATCCGTGGCGATGTGGCTGTTATACGCCGCCGTCAATTACGCCGTGTTGGAAGCGTTCGGCCTCAACGAGTCTCTGCCGATCGGCGCCAGCTTCGTCATTCTCGTCATCGTCAATCTCAGCATCATGATTCCGGCCGCGCCCGGATACGTCGGCACGTTTCATCTCGCCGCGCAGCAAGCCGCCATGCTGTTCGAGGTTTCCGGCAGCACGGCGCTCAGCTTCGCTTTGATTCTTCACATTGCGAACTTCATTCCGATCACGCTCGTCGGGTTTTATTATTTTTATCGGGAACAGCTCAGCTTGAAAGAAGCCGTCGCCGCTGAAGAAAAAGAGCAAGCGCCCCCTGTGCCTCGGGCTTCATTTCGGAAAAAAATTGGCGTTTGA